A stretch of the Parabacteroides timonensis genome encodes the following:
- a CDS encoding beta-glucosidase, producing MKMKLIGFAAAAMVASVSVSAKVPKLKVNNIDAVIKAMTIEEKADLIVGARMYHQDENAAPHIKESWKVVPGAAGRINPVPRVGIPCVVLSDGPAGCGILPVEGEENYFCTHFPIETLLSSTWDVDLVRNVGEVIGNEAKEYGVDVLLAPAINIHRHPLCGRNFEYFSEDPLLAGKMAVAYVDGVQSNDIGTSVKHFAVNNQETNRMNNNAIVSSRALREIYLKAFEIVVKESQPWTIMSSYNRINDVYASESPELITTILRDEWGYKGTVMTDWWGGADGAAQMIAGNDMIEPGTKEQAAHIIKGVKNGTLDEAVVDRNVRRILELVVRTPRFKGYKYSNNPDMKAHATVTRQSATEGMVLLKNEKQALPLSPKDKNIALFGGVSYNFFSGGTGSGDIHRPYVVSLLDGLKNQQIVVDDNIKAIYQAYNRPQEQGEQMRINEMPMDTAIIKYAAKNNDMAIITFGRISGEYIDRVSSDFFLSDTERELVKNVTRIFHEANKKVVVVLNVGGVIETQSWKEMPDAILLSWQAGQEGGNSVADILTGNANPSGKLPMTFPVTLSDHWSSLNFPIDQKIDRRWSVKTGLTHETKNVDYTIYDEGIYVGYRWFDTRNLQVSYPFGYGLSYTTFEYGKPSVKQDNGKVIVEVTVKNTGKVAGKEAVQLYVEAPAGKLDKPVHELKAFGKTKMLQPGESQVITLAVHTDDLASFDEQTSAWVTDGGRYKFVVAASSRDPRGDVIVDISPSTRKVNNVLNLPAAFKK from the coding sequence ATAAAAATGAAACTAATAGGCTTTGCGGCGGCAGCTATGGTTGCTTCTGTTTCCGTTAGTGCCAAGGTTCCCAAATTGAAAGTAAACAATATCGACGCGGTTATCAAAGCGATGACCATCGAAGAGAAAGCAGACCTGATCGTCGGAGCCCGCATGTATCATCAGGATGAAAATGCGGCACCTCATATTAAAGAGTCCTGGAAAGTTGTTCCCGGTGCTGCCGGACGCATTAACCCGGTTCCCCGTGTCGGAATCCCTTGTGTGGTTCTTTCGGACGGACCTGCCGGTTGTGGCATTTTGCCGGTCGAAGGGGAGGAAAATTATTTCTGTACCCACTTCCCTATCGAGACTTTACTGTCTTCAACCTGGGATGTCGACCTGGTCAGGAATGTAGGGGAAGTGATCGGCAACGAAGCGAAGGAATACGGAGTAGATGTGCTGTTGGCTCCTGCCATCAACATTCATCGCCATCCGTTGTGCGGTCGTAACTTCGAATATTTCAGTGAAGATCCACTGCTGGCGGGAAAGATGGCTGTAGCCTATGTAGACGGAGTACAAAGCAACGACATAGGAACTTCTGTAAAACACTTTGCTGTCAATAACCAGGAGACCAACCGTATGAATAACAACGCTATCGTCTCGTCCCGGGCACTGCGTGAGATCTATCTGAAAGCCTTCGAGATCGTAGTCAAGGAGAGCCAGCCCTGGACCATCATGAGTTCGTATAATCGTATCAACGATGTATATGCTTCGGAAAGCCCGGAGTTGATCACAACTATACTTCGTGACGAATGGGGATATAAAGGTACGGTGATGACCGACTGGTGGGGAGGAGCCGACGGAGCAGCCCAGATGATTGCCGGAAACGATATGATCGAACCGGGCACAAAAGAACAGGCTGCCCACATCATAAAAGGAGTAAAAAACGGTACGCTCGATGAAGCCGTAGTCGACCGCAATGTCAGGCGCATCCTGGAGTTGGTGGTCAGAACTCCCCGTTTCAAAGGTTATAAATATTCCAATAATCCCGACATGAAAGCTCATGCCACCGTTACCCGGCAGTCGGCCACCGAAGGTATGGTTCTTTTGAAGAATGAAAAGCAGGCTCTTCCCTTGTCTCCGAAAGATAAGAACATTGCATTGTTCGGTGGTGTTTCTTATAATTTTTTCTCGGGCGGTACGGGTTCGGGCGATATCCACCGTCCTTATGTAGTGTCGCTGCTGGACGGATTGAAAAATCAACAGATCGTTGTCGACGATAATATCAAAGCGATCTATCAGGCTTACAACAGACCTCAAGAGCAAGGGGAACAAATGCGTATCAACGAGATGCCGATGGATACAGCTATCATCAAGTATGCCGCAAAGAACAATGACATGGCTATCATCACGTTCGGCCGTATCTCCGGCGAATATATCGATCGTGTTTCTTCCGACTTCTTCTTGTCAGACACTGAACGGGAATTAGTGAAAAACGTTACCCGTATCTTCCACGAGGCCAATAAGAAGGTCGTTGTCGTACTCAATGTTGGCGGTGTGATCGAGACTCAAAGCTGGAAAGAGATGCCCGACGCGATCCTGCTGTCATGGCAGGCCGGACAGGAAGGTGGAAACTCCGTTGCCGATATCCTTACCGGCAACGCCAATCCTTCCGGTAAGCTTCCTATGACCTTCCCGGTAACTTTGAGTGACCACTGGAGCTCGTTGAATTTCCCGATCGACCAGAAGATCGACCGCCGCTGGTCGGTTAAGACGGGACTAACCCACGAAACCAAAAATGTAGACTATACCATCTACGACGAAGGTATCTATGTCGGTTACCGCTGGTTCGACACCCGGAACCTGCAGGTGAGCTATCCTTTCGGCTATGGCTTGAGCTACACGACTTTTGAATATGGTAAGCCTTCGGTGAAACAGGACAATGGAAAAGTAATCGTTGAAGTAACGGTAAAGAACACAGGGAAAGTTGCCGGAAAAGAAGCGGTTCAACTCTATGTAGAGGCCCCCGCCGGGAAATTGGACAAACCTGTTCACGAGCTCAAAGCATTCGGTAAAACCAAGATGTTACAACCCGGAGAAAGTCAGGTAATAACACTCGCTGTCCATACAGACGACCTGGCTTCGTTCGATGAGCAGACCAGTGCCTGGGTAACCGATGGCGGTAGATATAAGTTTGTCGTAGCTGCCTCGTCACGCGATCCACGTGGCGACGTGATAGTCGATATCAGTCCTTCGACACGCAAAGTTAACAATGTACTCAATTTACCTGCTGCATTTAAAAAGTAA
- a CDS encoding MBL fold metallo-hydrolase, which yields MKKIFCTLLCMGGFCASLLIPEGLNAQEKNVIEKSAFWGNSEVYLNKQAFRMFGLIDQALTENPPVPGAPMIRKLALYNLDAMLHETRYDDSEPLYGFIASRVNKVIADLSNPVKQGMKVYKIYNDGFVARTGSVTLAFDVVRGACKGKNLISDALIQQIVDHCDVLFLTHNHGDHVDPVVVEMFLKAGKPVVAPTNILPDKKGIQHERSDKMIDKKMKLDKNKNIRVKIFPGYQDELMNNIYVVTTDEKKTVAHIGDQYNKEDMEWIVNIKKDIPQPDALIVNCWTHRMSDLVDGFNPRLVVTGHENEMGHTIDHREAFWLTFQKMEQISKDYLVMGWGEWFQCQ from the coding sequence ATGAAAAAGATATTCTGTACACTATTATGCATGGGAGGTTTCTGTGCCTCTCTATTAATCCCCGAAGGTCTGAACGCTCAGGAAAAGAACGTCATAGAAAAGAGTGCCTTTTGGGGTAATTCGGAAGTATATCTGAACAAACAGGCTTTCCGGATGTTCGGCCTGATCGATCAGGCATTAACGGAAAATCCTCCGGTGCCGGGTGCCCCGATGATCAGGAAACTGGCTCTTTATAATCTGGATGCCATGCTTCATGAGACCAGATATGACGATAGCGAACCACTCTATGGCTTCATCGCTTCACGGGTTAATAAGGTCATTGCAGATCTTTCCAATCCGGTAAAGCAAGGGATGAAAGTTTATAAAATCTATAATGACGGCTTTGTTGCCCGTACCGGTTCGGTCACCCTGGCATTTGATGTTGTCAGGGGAGCCTGCAAAGGAAAGAATCTGATCTCTGACGCATTGATTCAACAAATTGTCGACCATTGCGATGTTTTGTTCCTTACTCATAATCATGGCGATCATGTCGACCCGGTAGTCGTCGAAATGTTCCTGAAAGCAGGAAAACCGGTTGTCGCACCGACAAATATATTACCGGATAAGAAGGGTATACAACATGAACGTTCCGACAAAATGATCGATAAGAAGATGAAACTGGATAAAAACAAAAATATCCGGGTGAAAATATTCCCCGGCTACCAGGATGAGTTGATGAATAATATTTATGTGGTAACGACGGATGAAAAGAAGACGGTCGCCCATATCGGGGATCAATATAATAAGGAGGATATGGAATGGATTGTCAACATTAAAAAGGATATTCCTCAACCGGATGCATTGATCGTAAACTGCTGGACGCATCGGATGAGCGATCTGGTCGACGGATTCAATCCCAGATTGGTCGTTACCGGACATGAGAATGAGATGGGACATACGATCGACCATCGGGAAGCTTTTTGGCTGACCTTCCAGAAAATGGAACAGATCAGCAAAGATTATCTGGTCATGGGTTGGGGCGAATGGTTTCAATGCCAGTGA
- a CDS encoding beta-N-acetylhexosaminidase family protein, giving the protein MDGIIRTKLLVTLLSGLLLGGCTGRSGQEKVNIYPIPQKLELSGDWIKIPKAGYRLEGINLPDTDAVSLLKQSFLITEQAKQTITIQQLEKAGSEMQRSGAYTLNVTEKGIRIEICDDRSLFYAAQTLSQLIKDEKKLPVCTIWDYPDIVFRGVVEGFYGTPWSFENRVEQLRFYGRMKMNTYIFGPKDDPYHRSPYWRIPYPEDQSKNIRELLAEAKKNKVDFVWALHPGMDIRWNDTDRQAAIKKLESMYDLGVRAFAVFFDDIEGDGTDAARQAAFMNYLKQEFVDRKGDIRQLVLCPTEYNKDWAKTDYLDILGEQLDPFIHIMWTGDKVVSDITHEGLEWVNKRIKRPCYVWWNFPVNDYCLAHLLMGPVYGLDKNTASDMYAFVSNPMEFAEASKVALWSVSQFTWNMDRFDPKQNWNTACESLVPEAPDAFRLFCEHNADIGPNTWMFFREESFNSSELINRFEQSLSAGKYLKKEAFEITDLFMQIKKAPGIIKSSATNKQLIKEIDPWLTQTGNVGVAGIATMKMLDLADKHDTEGCRKAYKEVKEALNTIAVFSRPYRRGEQDGIRSGSQILLPFIRQMLQYVENSLLTDEKPKEVPEVLAGSKEMGELSCYCEDDVVGLTPHFPLVTIAPGEYFGFRVEKSKQPVALVYDLRKSKSKGRAFQGSIDGKVWFTFLKAGADRMDTIPIHEPRIRYIRCLNQSQSDMSVGIGRFAVLTKSDTLSHKQE; this is encoded by the coding sequence ATGGATGGAATAATAAGAACAAAGTTACTTGTCACTTTGCTAAGCGGTTTATTGTTAGGTGGATGTACCGGAAGAAGTGGGCAAGAAAAAGTGAATATCTATCCGATTCCCCAGAAGTTGGAACTGTCGGGTGATTGGATAAAGATACCCAAGGCCGGTTATCGGCTGGAAGGGATCAACCTTCCGGATACGGATGCCGTGAGTCTACTGAAACAATCCTTCCTGATAACAGAGCAGGCGAAACAGACAATTACCATTCAGCAGTTGGAAAAGGCTGGGAGTGAAATGCAACGTTCGGGCGCTTATACGCTGAATGTGACTGAAAAAGGGATTCGGATCGAAATCTGTGACGACCGTTCTCTCTTTTATGCCGCACAAACATTGTCCCAGTTAATCAAAGACGAAAAGAAGCTCCCTGTTTGTACGATATGGGATTATCCGGACATTGTTTTCAGAGGTGTTGTCGAAGGTTTTTATGGTACTCCGTGGTCTTTTGAGAACCGGGTGGAACAGCTGCGTTTTTATGGACGAATGAAAATGAATACTTACATTTTCGGACCTAAGGACGATCCCTACCATCGTTCACCTTACTGGCGTATCCCCTATCCGGAAGATCAGTCAAAGAATATCCGCGAGTTATTGGCTGAAGCTAAAAAGAATAAGGTCGATTTTGTTTGGGCATTGCACCCCGGCATGGATATCCGATGGAATGATACGGACCGGCAAGCTGCGATAAAGAAGCTGGAGAGTATGTACGATCTGGGAGTCCGGGCATTTGCCGTCTTTTTCGATGATATCGAAGGCGACGGAACGGATGCAGCCAGGCAAGCCGCCTTTATGAATTATCTGAAACAGGAATTTGTCGACAGGAAAGGAGATATCCGGCAACTGGTACTCTGCCCGACCGAATATAATAAAGACTGGGCAAAGACGGATTACCTGGATATACTGGGCGAACAGCTAGACCCTTTTATCCATATCATGTGGACCGGCGACAAAGTGGTAAGCGATATTACGCACGAAGGACTCGAATGGGTAAATAAGCGGATCAAACGGCCTTGCTATGTCTGGTGGAACTTCCCGGTAAACGATTATTGCTTGGCTCATTTATTGATGGGACCGGTGTATGGACTGGATAAAAACACGGCTTCCGACATGTATGCATTCGTATCAAACCCGATGGAGTTTGCCGAAGCAAGCAAAGTCGCTCTTTGGAGTGTTTCCCAATTCACCTGGAATATGGATCGGTTCGATCCGAAACAGAACTGGAATACGGCGTGTGAGTCTCTCGTACCTGAAGCACCCGATGCATTCCGTCTTTTCTGTGAGCACAATGCGGATATCGGTCCTAACACATGGATGTTTTTCAGGGAAGAATCTTTCAATTCGAGCGAACTGATCAACCGGTTCGAACAATCGTTATCTGCCGGAAAGTATCTGAAAAAAGAGGCTTTCGAGATTACAGATTTGTTTATGCAGATAAAAAAAGCACCGGGCATCATCAAAAGCAGTGCAACGAATAAGCAACTGATAAAAGAAATCGATCCCTGGCTGACACAAACGGGCAATGTCGGAGTGGCCGGCATAGCGACAATGAAAATGTTGGATTTAGCAGACAAGCACGATACGGAAGGATGCCGGAAAGCGTATAAAGAGGTAAAAGAAGCCTTGAATACGATTGCTGTATTCAGCCGGCCTTATCGCCGGGGAGAGCAGGATGGCATCAGAAGCGGTTCGCAGATTTTATTACCTTTTATCCGTCAGATGCTGCAATATGTAGAAAACTCATTGCTGACAGACGAAAAACCGAAAGAGGTACCGGAAGTTCTCGCCGGTTCAAAAGAGATGGGCGAATTATCCTGTTATTGCGAAGACGATGTAGTGGGTTTAACCCCTCATTTTCCATTGGTGACAATAGCTCCCGGGGAATACTTCGGCTTCCGGGTAGAGAAAAGCAAGCAACCTGTTGCATTGGTCTATGATTTACGTAAAAGTAAATCCAAAGGACGTGCTTTCCAGGGGTCTATCGATGGTAAGGTGTGGTTCACATTCCTGAAAGCAGGGGCAGACCGGATGGATACTATTCCTATCCATGAGCCACGCATCCGTTATATACGCTGCCTCAATCAATCGCAGTCGGATATGTCGGTAGGGATCGGCAGGTTTGCTGTATTGACAAAATCCGATACACTCAGTCACAAGCAAGAATAA